Proteins from one Peromyscus eremicus chromosome 8a, PerEre_H2_v1, whole genome shotgun sequence genomic window:
- the Sat2 gene encoding thialysine N-epsilon-acetyltransferase isoform X1: MASTRIREARERDCADILRMIRELAKYEQLSHQVKISEEVLRADGFGENPFFHCLVAEVVPESGELQGPRVVGYGLYYFSYSTWKGRNIYLEDIYVMPQYRGQGIGTKIIKKVAEVALQKGCSQFRLAVLDWNKKAMDLYKSLGAQDLTEAEGWRSFRFEEEAMKEMAGC, translated from the exons ATGGCTTCCACACGGATCCGAGAGGCCAGGGAGAGAGATTGTGCAGACATTCTGAGGATGATACGG GAACTGGCCAAGTACGAGCAACTGTCCCATCAGGTGAAGATTAGTGAAGAAG TCCTGAGAGCAGATGGCTTTGGAGAGAACCCTTTCTTTCACTGTTTGGTGGCAGAGGTTGTTCCAGAGTCTGGGGAGCTCCAAG GGCCCCGTGTGGTGGGCTACGGGCTATACTACTTCAGCTACAGCACATGGAAGGGACGAAACATTTATCTGGAAGACATCTATGTGATGCCGCAATATCGGG GTCAAGGGATTGGTACCAAAATAATCAAAAAGGTGGCTGAG GTTGCCCTGCAGAAGGGGTGCTCCCAGTTCCGCCTGGCAGTTCTGGACTGGAACAAGAAGGCCATGGACTTGTACAAGTCTCTGGGAGCTCAAGATCTGACTGAAGCAGAAGGCTGGCGCTCCTTTCGATTTGAAGAAGAGGCAATGAAGGAGATGGCAGGATGCTGA
- the Sat2 gene encoding thialysine N-epsilon-acetyltransferase isoform X2, which yields MASTRIREARERDCADILRMIRELAKYEQLSHQVKISEEVLRADGFGENPFFHCLVAEVVPESGELQGQGIGTKIIKKVAEVALQKGCSQFRLAVLDWNKKAMDLYKSLGAQDLTEAEGWRSFRFEEEAMKEMAGC from the exons ATGGCTTCCACACGGATCCGAGAGGCCAGGGAGAGAGATTGTGCAGACATTCTGAGGATGATACGG GAACTGGCCAAGTACGAGCAACTGTCCCATCAGGTGAAGATTAGTGAAGAAG TCCTGAGAGCAGATGGCTTTGGAGAGAACCCTTTCTTTCACTGTTTGGTGGCAGAGGTTGTTCCAGAGTCTGGGGAGCTCCAAG GTCAAGGGATTGGTACCAAAATAATCAAAAAGGTGGCTGAG GTTGCCCTGCAGAAGGGGTGCTCCCAGTTCCGCCTGGCAGTTCTGGACTGGAACAAGAAGGCCATGGACTTGTACAAGTCTCTGGGAGCTCAAGATCTGACTGAAGCAGAAGGCTGGCGCTCCTTTCGATTTGAAGAAGAGGCAATGAAGGAGATGGCAGGATGCTGA